Part of the Chlamydiales bacterium genome is shown below.
CTCGATCTCTACATGCAATTCGACCGCCCTCTTCTCGATTCGGAGCTTGAGCCCTTCCGGGCGCAGCTAAAAAGGCGAGCAAAAGGGGAGCCTCTAGAATACCTGCTCTCTCAAATTGAATTTTTTGGTTGTACATTCAAACTCACGCCAGATGTTCTGATTCCAAGGCAGGAAACGGAAATCCTTCTTTCAAAAGCCGTAGATCTGATTGCTCATTCAGCTGCTGAGGGGGGATCTGTTTGGGACATTTGTACGGGGTCTGGCTGTTTAGGGGTCGCTCTCAAAAAACGGCTTCCACATCTCAATGTGCTCCTTTCGGATTTTTCTGAACAAGCACTTGAAGTGGCAATGGCGAATGCGGAGAGAAATCAGGTGGACGTTACCCTGCTTCAGGGGGATCTATTAAAACCTTTTTCAGGGAAGAGGGCGGATTTTGTGATCTGCAATCCCCCTTATATCAGCTCAGATGAGTATTTAAGGCTGGATCGAGAAGTTAAAGAGTTTGAACCGAAGATGGCGCTCACTTCTGGCACAACCGGTTTTGAGTTTTACGAGAGGCTTTCAAAAGAGCTACCCGATTTTTTAAACCCTAAAGCTCAAGTTTTTTTTGAGATCGGAAAAGATCAGGCAGAGGGAGTTTTAAGCCTGTTTAACGCCCCTTGTTGGAAAAATAAAAGAGTTGAGAAGGACTGGGCTGGGCACGACCGCTTCTTTTTCCTTGAATTCCAATGATTTTTTCCATTACAATTTCCGTTTTATTTTGTAAGTCGGCTGAAGGTCAATAAATTGGATGTTTGGTTCTCTTACTGAAAAATTTCAGCAGGTCTTCTCTTCGATCGTGGGCAAGAAGAAGCTCACAGAGGAGAATGTTGCTGATGCAGTACGTGAAGTTAGGCTTGCTCTTCTCGATGCAGACGTCAGCTACGCGGTTGCGAGTCAGTTTGTTAAGCGAGTAAAAGAGAAGTCGTTGGGAGATGACGTTATTAAATCGGTCTCTCCCGACCAGCAGTTTATTAAAGTGGTACATGATGAGCTAGCCGCTCTCATGGGGTCTGATGAGGCTCCTCTTGAACTCAAGGGAAGCCCAGCTGTGATCCTTCTCTGCGGGCTACAGGGAAGCGGGAAGACGACGCAGTGCGCTAAGCTAGCGGCTTACCTCAAGAAGAAGGAGTTTAACAAGAAGCCGCTGCTTGCAGCGTGCGACCTTCAGAGGCCAGCTGCAATTGAGCAGTTGAAGCGACTTGGTGCGCAGATTGAAGTGCCAGTCTTTTCAATTGATGGGGAGCTGGACCCTGTAAGAGTCGCGAAAGCGGCTCTGCAAGAGGCGAAGGCGAAAGATTACGATGTGCTGATTGTCGACACAGCCGGCCGTCTGCATCTCGATGAGGCTCTCATGGAAGAGCTAGAGCGAATTAAGGCTCAAGTCTCTCCGCATGAGGTGCTCTTTGTAGCGAGTGCTGCGACTGGACAAGATGCCGTTAAGGTGGCTGCAGAGTTTGATAAGCGCGTTTCGATCACAGGCTCGATCTTAACGATGCTAGATGGAAGCGCAAGAGCGGGGGCTGCTCTTTCGATTAGAGAGGTGACGCAGAAGCCCTTAAAGTTTGAAGGTGTTGGTGAAAAGATAGCTGATTTCCAGGTCTTTAATCCCAGCTCGATGGCCGACCGTATTCTCGGCATGGGCGATGTGATTAACTTGGTTAAGCGCGCTGAAGAGCATTTCGATGAGGAAGAGAATAAGAACCTCGAAAAGAAGCTCAAAAAAGCGACATTCACCTACGGCGACTACATGAAGCAGATGGGAGTAATTAAGAAGATGGGCTCCTTTAAGAGCCTCTTCAAGATGCTTCCTGGTTTTTCTGAGTCGGATGTGGACATGGAGGACTCTGAAAAAGAGTTCAAGAAGACAGAGGCCATGATCCTATCGATGACTCAAGATGAGAGAGAAGAGAAGGTTGAACTCGCACCGAGCAGACGCAGGCGCATCGCAAAGGGGAGCGGGACATCGATCGACGATGTAAACCGGATGATTAAGAGTTTTAAACGTTTGAAACAGTTGTGTAAAGAGATGCCCGGAATGATGAAGGGCAAATCTATGAAGGATATGAAGGAGAATTTTTTATGGCAGTAAAGATCCGTTTGCGTCAACAGGGGAAGAAGAACCGTCAGACATACCGTCTGGTGCTTATCGATGGCCGCTCTAAGCGCGATGGTAAGTATCTGGAGAATCTCGGCTGGTACAACCCATTTGAGAATCAGAACAATTTGAGCGTTAATGCTGAGCGCGTTGCCTACTGGTTAGATAAAGGCGCTGAGATCTCTCATCAGGCGATGACTCTCGTTGCGAAGAGCGCTCCAGAGGTTGTAAAGAACTACCACGAAAAACGCATGGCAACTCGCACTAAGCGCGCTGCGCAAAGAAGAGAAGCTAAGAAGGCTTAAGGCCCTCGTTTTTGTGAAGTTTACTATTTTATCTCTCTTTCCTGGGTATTTCGAAGGGCCATTCAGCGTGAGTATGCTGAAACGCGCGCAAGAGAAAGAGCTGATAGAGATAGAGCAGGTGGACATACGCGATTTTGCTGAAGATAAGCATCGCAAGGTTGATGACCGCCCCTTCGGCGGCGGACCAGGAATGGTTCTGATGCCGGAACCACTGACGCGTGCGATTCGCAGCAGAAGAGGAGAGAGAGCTCGAGTGATTCTCCTCTCTCCGCAAGGAAAAAAGCTCACTGCGGAAAAGTGTCAAGAGCTTGCGAAGGAAGAGCATCTAATTCTCGTCTGCGGCCACTATGAAGGCGTCGATGAGAGGGTGATTGAGAAGGAGATCGATGAGGAGATAAGCATAGGAGACTATGTTTTAACGAATGGGTGTATAGCTGCCATCGTGCTCGTCGATGCGATCTCTCGCTTTGTTCCAGGTGTTTTGGGGCATGAGGAGGCTGCGCAGCAGGACTCTTTCCAGGATGGGATTTTTGATGGACCGCAATACACGCGGCCAGTTGAGTTTGAAGGGCTGCAGGTGCCCGAGGTGCTACGAGGCGGCAACCACGCTGACATCGAAAAATGGCGAAAACAGAAGGCTCTCGAAAAAACTAGAAGAGTACGACCAGAACTAGAGTTTAGATTAAGAGGATCCAAATGAAACAGAATCAAGTTATTCAAGCTGTTGAGGAAGCTCAGCTAAAAGAGAACATCCCTTCATTCCGCGTGGGCGACACAATTAACGTCCATATGCGCATTGCAGAGGGTGAAAAAGAGCGTATTCAGCTCTTCAGCGGCACTGTTATCGCAAAGCGTGGCAGCGGCCTTTCTGAGACCGTAGCCCTCTATCGCTTCTCATATGGAGCTGGTATGGAGAGAGTCTTCATGCTTCACAGCCCTAGAATTTCTAAGATTGAGGTGGTCAAGATTGGTAAAGTGCGCAAGAGCAAGCTCTACTATCTCCGCGGCACTTCAGGCAAAGCTTCTAAAGTTAAAGAGCAGATCGGACCTGTTAAAGCGAAAGCGACAACAACTGCTACGACATAAAAATGGTCGCGATCTCTTACAAAAAGCATACAGCTTTTGAAGAGACTGCGCGCCAAAAAGGCTACCAGTTCATCGCTGGTGTGGACGAGGCTGGACGAGGTCCTCTTGCAGGACCCGTCGTAGCCTCGGCCTGTATCCTTCCGAAGGGTCTCGTGATTGATGGTGTCAATGATAGTAAAAAATTGACTCCAGAAAAACGCGCAGAACTATTCAAAATTCTTACAGAAAATCCGCAAATTTCTTTTGGCATCGGCGTTGTAGACGCCCCTACCATCGATCAGATTAATATTTTGCAGGCCTCACTTCTGGCCATGCAGATCGCCATTGATAACCTTCCCGAAAAACCAGATTTTATCCTCGTAGATGGCCCGCATCTTCCTAAGACTCAGATCCCAGGGCTAGCTGTGGTGCATGGAGACTCTCGTGTCTTTTCCATCGCTGCTGCGTCGATCATTGCTAAGGTGACAAGAGATCAGATGATGAGAGAGTATGATGCTAAGTATCCCCAATATGGGTTTATAAAGCATAAGGGCTATGGAACTGCCGCTCACCTTTCCGCCATCGCAGCCCATGGCCCCTCGCCCCTCCACAGAATGAGCTTTCACCCTTTCACTTCCCGAGAGGAGAAGGGCTAGGATAGGTTCTTGACATCCAATCATTTAATCTCCTATTCTAGGAGGCTACTTCAAGAGTCTAGATAAGGAATTTTTGCACTTCAATGGTCAGAAGCATGACGGCCTATGGCCGTGCCACAAAAGATAATCCATTGGGCTCCTGGGCAGTTGAGATCCACTCCGTCAATCGGAAGATGCTCGACATGCATCTCATGATGCCCAAAGAGTTTCTACGCTTCGACCTCGACGTAAGAAAATGGATCGCAGACCAGATCCAGCGCGGGCAAGTGAATGTCCGCATCGTACACACATTAAACGAAAAGAGCATCGCACCCTCCATCAAAACTCTCAAGCAGTTTAAGGGGATGTGGGAGAAGGTTGCAGAAGAGCTCGGTTACGATCCTTTAGCTGAAGTCGATCTGCCTTTTCTTCTCGACAGAGCGCCGCAGAGTAGTACGCTTGAGCAGCCAGAGCAAGATGAGGAGCTAAAAGCTTCACTAAAAGATGCTGTTGGTTCTGCTTTAAAAGAGATGATGGAGATGAAGGTTCGAGAGGGAAAGCACCTCCACGACGACCTGCTCGGAAGACTTAAAATCATCGAAGATGCAGCTCAGAAAGCTAAGCTAGCTGCTCCGCAGATGATGGATAATTTTAGAAAGAAGTTACTTGAGAGAATAAGCTCTCTCTCTCTATTGCCGCAGACTCCAGAAAATGAAGAGAGGCTCTTTAGGGAGCTCTCTTTCTTTGCTGAAAAGGGCGATGTTACAGAAGAGCTCACGCGTTTAGACTCGCACATTGCTCAGTTTCGTCACTACTTAAAATCTGGCGAAAAAAGCATAGGTAGAACGCTCGATTTTCTCACTCAGGAGATCCATCGAGAGATTAATACGCTATCGGCGAAGTCGCTTGAAACCGAGCTCTCTTATTTAACAGTGCTCATGAAGAGCGAGTGTGAAAAGATTCGCGAACAGCTGCAGAACATCGAGTAAAAAAGAATGGCTGAAAGAGTTTTAGGAAATCTATCGAAAGGAAAAGTCTTTGTTCTCAGTGCGCCTGCAGGAACTGGTAAGACAACGCTTGTGCGTATGCTGCGCGAAGAGTTTCCTGTTATTACAGAGAGTATCTCCTGCACAACTAGGCCGCCGAGAGCTGGTGAACTCGCAGGAGAAGACTACCATTTCCTTACCGATCAGGAGTTTAAAGAGAGAATCAAGAGCGGCGATTTTTTAGAGCATGCAGAAGTGTTTGGCTACCATTACGGCACATCGAAGGCCTTTGTTGTTAAGCAGCAAGAAGCGGGGCGACACGTCTTTCTGGTTATCGATACTCAAGGCGCTATGCAGCTAAAGAAGAGAAAGTTTGAGGCGATCTACATCTTTATTAGCCCACCTTCTTTAGACGAATTAAAAACGCGCCTTATCAACCGAAAGACGGAAGATGAAGAGTCGATGAAGCGCAGGCTCTCATGGGCGGAAGAAGAGCTTAAGCAGGCTGTAAATTACGACTACCATATCGTCAATCAGAATTTAAACATTGCATATGACATTTTGAGAAGTATCGTCATTGCAGAAGAACATAGAATCACAAAATAAAGAGAGGAAAATCAAATGAAAGACCTTCTGACAAACGAGAAGTTAAAAGGACTATTCAAGAGCAATTTCGAACTTGCAAGACATGCGATTCAAATTGCACGCTACTATGTTAAGTCGGGAAGAGAGCTCTACATCGATGATCTTTTAGAAGAGATTCGCTTTAATCCTAAAGAGAACTTTCTAGAAGAGATGAAAGAGCAGGATGCAAAAGAGCGCGCAGCATCGCACGATTCTGACGAAGGCTAATTAATGGCGAAGAAGGTTCTCATTACCTCTGCGCTTCCTTATGCGAATGGACCGCTGCATTTCGGTCACATTGCAGGGGCCTATCTTCCAGCAGACTGCTACGCTCGTTTTCAGCGGCTGATGGGAAGCGATGTTCTCTATATCTGCGGCTCAGATGAGCATGGCGTGGCAATTACACTCAGCGCTCAAATGGCTGGAAGAACTCCCAAAGAACACGTGGATCTCTTCCACAAGATCAATGAGAACTTTTTTAAGCAGCTCAACTTCTCCTTCGACCACTATTCGCGCACAACCTGGCCGGGTCACGTTGAGACGACTCAACAGTTTTTTCTCGATCTACTAAAAAACAACTTCATTGAGGAGAGGGTCACCTCTCAGCTCTATTCCGAAGAGGATAAGCGATTTCTGGCCGACAGGTACGTGATAGGAACCTGTCCCAAGTGCGGTTTTAAAGAGGCGAGGGGAGATGAGTGCCAGAAGTGCGGTGCGAGCTATGAAGCAACCGACCTGATCGAGCCAAAATCGAAGATCTCAGGAAAAGCTCTAACACTCAAACCGACGAAGCACTGGTTCCTCCGCTTCGACCTCTTCAAAGAGCGCCTCGGCGAGTGGCTGCAGACAAAAAACTGGAAGCCTAACGTTCTCAACTTCGCAAAGTCCTACGTCGATGATTTAAAGCCTCGCGCCATCACCCGCGACTCGGACTGGGGAATTCCCGTGCCGCTTCCAGGAAGTGAAGGAAAAGTTTTTTACGTCTGGTTCGATGCGCCTATTGGCTACATCTCTGCTACGAAGGAGTGGGCCGAGAAGAGGGGAGATCCCAATGCATGGAAAAACTACTGGCTCGATATCGACACTCAGTACGTCCAGTTTA
Proteins encoded:
- the rplS gene encoding 50S ribosomal protein L19; translated protein: MKQNQVIQAVEEAQLKENIPSFRVGDTINVHMRIAEGEKERIQLFSGTVIAKRGSGLSETVALYRFSYGAGMERVFMLHSPRISKIEVVKIGKVRKSKLYYLRGTSGKASKVKEQIGPVKAKATTTATT
- the gmk gene encoding guanylate kinase codes for the protein MAERVLGNLSKGKVFVLSAPAGTGKTTLVRMLREEFPVITESISCTTRPPRAGELAGEDYHFLTDQEFKERIKSGDFLEHAEVFGYHYGTSKAFVVKQQEAGRHVFLVIDTQGAMQLKKRKFEAIYIFISPPSLDELKTRLINRKTEDEESMKRRLSWAEEELKQAVNYDYHIVNQNLNIAYDILRSIVIAEEHRITK
- a CDS encoding YicC family protein, which codes for MVRSMTAYGRATKDNPLGSWAVEIHSVNRKMLDMHLMMPKEFLRFDLDVRKWIADQIQRGQVNVRIVHTLNEKSIAPSIKTLKQFKGMWEKVAEELGYDPLAEVDLPFLLDRAPQSSTLEQPEQDEELKASLKDAVGSALKEMMEMKVREGKHLHDDLLGRLKIIEDAAQKAKLAAPQMMDNFRKKLLERISSLSLLPQTPENEERLFRELSFFAEKGDVTEELTRLDSHIAQFRHYLKSGEKSIGRTLDFLTQEIHREINTLSAKSLETELSYLTVLMKSECEKIREQLQNIE
- the prmC gene encoding peptide chain release factor N(5)-glutamine methyltransferase, which translates into the protein MKTLGEILTLSAGYLKEQKISSARLHAEELLADVLGVKRLDLYMQFDRPLLDSELEPFRAQLKRRAKGEPLEYLLSQIEFFGCTFKLTPDVLIPRQETEILLSKAVDLIAHSAAEGGSVWDICTGSGCLGVALKKRLPHLNVLLSDFSEQALEVAMANAERNQVDVTLLQGDLLKPFSGKRADFVICNPPYISSDEYLRLDREVKEFEPKMALTSGTTGFEFYERLSKELPDFLNPKAQVFFEIGKDQAEGVLSLFNAPCWKNKRVEKDWAGHDRFFFLEFQ
- the ffh gene encoding signal recognition particle protein, with product MFGSLTEKFQQVFSSIVGKKKLTEENVADAVREVRLALLDADVSYAVASQFVKRVKEKSLGDDVIKSVSPDQQFIKVVHDELAALMGSDEAPLELKGSPAVILLCGLQGSGKTTQCAKLAAYLKKKEFNKKPLLAACDLQRPAAIEQLKRLGAQIEVPVFSIDGELDPVRVAKAALQEAKAKDYDVLIVDTAGRLHLDEALMEELERIKAQVSPHEVLFVASAATGQDAVKVAAEFDKRVSITGSILTMLDGSARAGAALSIREVTQKPLKFEGVGEKIADFQVFNPSSMADRILGMGDVINLVKRAEEHFDEEENKNLEKKLKKATFTYGDYMKQMGVIKKMGSFKSLFKMLPGFSESDVDMEDSEKEFKKTEAMILSMTQDEREEKVELAPSRRRRIAKGSGTSIDDVNRMIKSFKRLKQLCKEMPGMMKGKSMKDMKENFLWQ
- the rpsP gene encoding 30S ribosomal protein S16, which encodes MAVKIRLRQQGKKNRQTYRLVLIDGRSKRDGKYLENLGWYNPFENQNNLSVNAERVAYWLDKGAEISHQAMTLVAKSAPEVVKNYHEKRMATRTKRAAQRREAKKA
- a CDS encoding ribonuclease HII; protein product: MVAISYKKHTAFEETARQKGYQFIAGVDEAGRGPLAGPVVASACILPKGLVIDGVNDSKKLTPEKRAELFKILTENPQISFGIGVVDAPTIDQINILQASLLAMQIAIDNLPEKPDFILVDGPHLPKTQIPGLAVVHGDSRVFSIAAASIIAKVTRDQMMREYDAKYPQYGFIKHKGYGTAAHLSAIAAHGPSPLHRMSFHPFTSREEKG
- the trmD gene encoding tRNA (guanosine(37)-N1)-methyltransferase TrmD, with product MKFTILSLFPGYFEGPFSVSMLKRAQEKELIEIEQVDIRDFAEDKHRKVDDRPFGGGPGMVLMPEPLTRAIRSRRGERARVILLSPQGKKLTAEKCQELAKEEHLILVCGHYEGVDERVIEKEIDEEISIGDYVLTNGCIAAIVLVDAISRFVPGVLGHEEAAQQDSFQDGIFDGPQYTRPVEFEGLQVPEVLRGGNHADIEKWRKQKALEKTRRVRPELEFRLRGSK